From one Actinomyces sp. Marseille-P3109 genomic stretch:
- a CDS encoding DMT family transporter, translating into MQWIYLTIAVIFEVTVGIAAGKAQGFRNIPWTIATLISGAIATFFLSLALLTFDVGVGYALWTSLAGVGIVIVGAIFLKQKLTWRKLLGIAIVIIGVVGLNLAGTV; encoded by the coding sequence ATGCAATGGATCTATCTCACGATCGCCGTCATCTTCGAGGTCACGGTCGGTATCGCCGCCGGAAAAGCCCAAGGCTTCCGCAACATCCCTTGGACCATCGCAACCTTGATCAGCGGCGCCATCGCCACCTTCTTCCTCAGTCTCGCCCTCCTCACCTTTGATGTCGGCGTCGGCTACGCCCTGTGGACCTCACTTGCCGGCGTAGGGATCGTCATCGTCGGCGCAATCTTCCTCAAGCAGAAACTGACATGGAGAAAACTCCTCGGTATCGCCATCGTCATTATCGGAGTCGTCGGACTGAACCTTGCCGGAACCGTCTGA
- a CDS encoding DsbA family oxidoreductase, with protein MSTTVDVFIDYVCPFCFLVEPALEELRRDRDVEVNIRPLELRPAPVPSLRPEDDYLPRIWNDIVYPMADRVGIPVRLPSVSPQPRTEKAFLVLQLAHERNIAEAYSHAMFQAFFQDDRNIGDEEVIVDIASSLGLEETSVREAIASPERRRQHQADLAYATETMRITAVPGIIIGGTPLQGTPSATRLKETVDTLATSRGCEL; from the coding sequence ATGAGTACCACTGTCGACGTATTCATTGACTACGTCTGCCCATTCTGTTTCCTGGTCGAACCCGCCCTCGAAGAACTGAGGCGAGACCGGGACGTGGAAGTCAATATTCGCCCACTCGAGCTGCGCCCCGCCCCAGTTCCGTCCCTCAGGCCGGAGGACGACTATCTACCGCGCATATGGAATGACATTGTCTATCCGATGGCCGACCGCGTCGGGATCCCCGTTCGCCTGCCGAGCGTGTCACCTCAGCCTCGCACTGAGAAAGCATTCCTCGTACTGCAGCTCGCGCATGAGCGCAATATCGCCGAAGCGTACTCTCATGCAATGTTCCAGGCGTTCTTTCAGGACGATCGCAACATCGGGGACGAGGAAGTCATTGTCGATATCGCCAGCTCCTTAGGCCTGGAGGAAACCTCCGTTCGAGAGGCCATAGCGAGCCCCGAACGCAGACGTCAGCATCAGGCGGACCTCGCCTATGCCACCGAAACCATGAGGATCACAGCCGTTCCCGGAATCATCATCGGCGGCACCCCACTTCAAGGCACCCCCAGTGCAACACGACTAAAAGAGACCGTGGACACACTTGCAACTTCAAGGGGATGCGAGCTATGA
- a CDS encoding DMT family transporter, which produces MTTTNDNTVPTTGRSAAGPWSALLLAGAFEVGYALSVNGSQGFTHLAWSLVALVFFLCTLFFLSVALKRIDVGIGYAVWAGIGAVGSAVLGPVFFDETFTAAKAIWLAVIIAGVVWLKLADSTKFSND; this is translated from the coding sequence ATGACAACAACCAATGACAACACCGTGCCCACCACCGGACGCAGCGCGGCAGGTCCGTGGTCCGCCCTGCTCCTCGCCGGAGCCTTCGAAGTTGGATACGCCCTGAGCGTCAACGGCAGTCAAGGATTCACTCACCTCGCCTGGTCCCTGGTCGCTCTCGTCTTCTTCCTCTGCACCCTGTTTTTCCTGAGCGTCGCGCTCAAACGAATCGATGTCGGCATTGGATACGCGGTCTGGGCTGGAATCGGCGCTGTCGGGTCTGCAGTGCTCGGCCCCGTCTTCTTCGATGAAACCTTCACAGCGGCCAAGGCCATCTGGCTCGCCGTCATCATCGCCGGGGTCGTCTGGCTCAAACTCGCCGACAGCACCAAGTTCAGCAACGACTAG
- a CDS encoding nucleoside deaminase — MTNHLEQIMRQAVVRSITHVESGGLPFVGVIVDGQQVISEFGVNRVQETGDPSAHAEITAIRDALTSSGRTDLRGTTLLATGEPCGMCYRHAVNARIADIRVAVDRDQVAELGFDYRYSYPAFDITDSLRNTLMRPLRVSGDTEPFIRFLALHNIRN; from the coding sequence ATGACGAACCACCTGGAACAGATAATGAGGCAGGCAGTCGTGCGATCAATCACCCACGTGGAGAGCGGAGGACTCCCTTTCGTAGGGGTCATCGTTGATGGGCAGCAGGTGATCTCCGAGTTCGGCGTCAATCGTGTCCAGGAAACGGGCGACCCAAGCGCTCACGCAGAGATCACGGCGATCCGCGATGCCCTTACATCAAGTGGGAGAACCGACTTGAGAGGCACCACCCTCCTGGCAACAGGCGAACCGTGCGGCATGTGCTACCGACATGCCGTCAATGCCCGAATCGCCGATATCCGAGTCGCCGTCGACCGCGACCAAGTCGCTGAACTCGGCTTTGACTACCGGTACAGCTATCCAGCATTCGACATCACCGACTCACTGCGCAATACCCTCATGCGACCACTCCGCGTCTCCGGTGACACTGAACCGTTCATCCGATTTCTTGCCCTTCACAACATCCGAAACTGA
- a CDS encoding helicase-associated domain-containing protein produces MSSSASTQDLAVHLTALPDREVAALLVARPDLAAPPSSSFLALATRAGAQSSVEQALAGLDAPTLAVAEAVVALSRLDESGKAEGIGPTEVAEDARAGGVLGAGGEPADDEPVGHPADNPTSPTSPANPDNADLAGLIAAHLPLESDQVAEALDHLGRLALVIEGRPVAALETAFGPHPFGLGPWAAEPLSAEQLPPTLEELSEDVAGGAGEPIVPAASVEMLQALTWGPPAGTLRSGGRAPGAAPLIERGWLERSGDARGRTRFILPRQVALALRGGRLTREALTAPEASVLEMVGGAVVASESSFHAEETVRLVGALLEEWGREGGTIRRTGGVSVRALARTADALDLEPDAAARIIETAAGAGLLGLDDDGATWVPSILAAGWLADSLPQRWAPLALAWATSARTPWLTGTRDDDGALRTVLGPDLEAGWAARLRTRVLALLGDLPQGASATPAFVRAALTWESPRRTIPGGAISAVLAEADALGLTGAGALTEAGRILARRAAASPDEQDAQRGGGAGSAEGVDGDAHAEALSDDETLAALEAALAADLPAAVETILVQSDLTAIVPGRPAPELAALLERTSVVESRGGALTVRFTPESVRGALDAGYRAEEITQAIGRYSPAPLPDSLSVLIQDAARHHGAVRVRAVAALLRVGDEATAAGLLAEPRLRDLGLDEVAPGILVATAPAGQVLRELRAAGLAPVTEDASGHLVVGPAIAQQVRRAPEPSRPGSEHSVRRRRPGRRELATLVGRLRVGQEALHAAGEAAVATDPVHALAVLRQAQSSRSRLRLRLAGPDGAVQERQARVMAVEPGRVRLRDVLRETELTVAVHRIVSVEAE; encoded by the coding sequence ATGAGCTCTTCCGCCTCCACCCAGGACCTCGCCGTGCACCTGACGGCGCTGCCGGACCGCGAGGTCGCCGCCCTGCTGGTGGCGCGCCCGGACCTGGCCGCGCCGCCGTCCTCCTCCTTCCTGGCCTTGGCGACCCGAGCGGGGGCGCAGAGCAGCGTCGAGCAGGCGCTGGCCGGGCTGGATGCGCCGACGCTGGCCGTGGCCGAGGCGGTGGTGGCACTCAGCCGGCTCGACGAATCGGGTAAGGCCGAAGGAATCGGGCCGACCGAGGTAGCCGAGGACGCGCGCGCCGGTGGAGTCCTCGGGGCCGGTGGTGAGCCGGCCGACGATGAGCCTGTCGGCCATCCCGCCGACAATCCGACCAGCCCGACCAGCCCGGCCAACCCGGACAACGCTGACCTTGCCGGGCTGATCGCCGCCCACCTGCCGCTGGAGTCCGATCAGGTCGCTGAGGCGCTGGATCACCTGGGTCGGCTGGCGCTCGTCATCGAGGGTCGCCCCGTGGCCGCACTCGAGACGGCCTTCGGGCCGCACCCCTTCGGTCTGGGGCCCTGGGCCGCTGAGCCCCTGAGCGCCGAGCAGCTGCCGCCCACCCTGGAGGAGCTGAGCGAGGACGTCGCCGGCGGTGCCGGCGAGCCGATCGTCCCGGCGGCCTCCGTGGAGATGCTCCAGGCCCTCACCTGGGGGCCGCCCGCCGGCACGCTGCGCTCGGGCGGCAGGGCCCCGGGGGCGGCGCCGCTCATCGAGCGCGGCTGGCTGGAGCGCAGCGGCGACGCCCGCGGGCGCACTCGCTTCATCCTGCCGCGCCAGGTGGCCCTCGCCCTGCGAGGCGGCCGCTTGACGCGCGAGGCCCTGACCGCCCCCGAGGCCAGCGTGTTGGAGATGGTGGGCGGCGCCGTCGTCGCCTCCGAGTCCTCCTTCCACGCCGAGGAGACCGTTCGGCTCGTGGGCGCGCTCCTGGAGGAGTGGGGCCGTGAGGGCGGGACGATCCGCCGCACCGGGGGAGTGAGCGTGCGCGCTCTGGCCCGTACCGCCGACGCCCTCGACCTGGAGCCAGACGCGGCCGCCCGCATCATCGAGACCGCCGCCGGCGCCGGGCTCCTGGGACTCGATGACGACGGCGCCACCTGGGTGCCCTCGATCCTGGCCGCAGGCTGGCTCGCCGACAGCCTCCCCCAGCGCTGGGCGCCGCTCGCCCTGGCCTGGGCCACCAGCGCCCGCACCCCCTGGCTGACGGGTACCCGTGACGACGACGGGGCCCTGCGCACCGTCCTCGGCCCGGACCTGGAGGCCGGGTGGGCGGCGCGACTGCGCACCCGCGTGCTCGCGCTCCTGGGCGACCTCCCGCAGGGGGCGAGCGCGACCCCGGCCTTCGTGCGGGCGGCCCTGACCTGGGAGAGCCCCCGACGCACCATCCCGGGCGGGGCGATCTCCGCGGTCCTGGCCGAGGCCGATGCTCTTGGGCTCACTGGTGCCGGGGCACTCACCGAAGCCGGCAGGATCCTCGCCCGGCGTGCGGCGGCAAGCCCCGATGAGCAGGACGCCCAGCGCGGTGGCGGTGCCGGTAGCGCCGAGGGGGTCGACGGCGACGCGCACGCCGAAGCGCTGTCGGACGACGAGACCCTGGCAGCTCTGGAGGCGGCGCTCGCCGCGGACCTGCCGGCCGCCGTCGAGACGATCCTCGTCCAGTCCGACCTCACCGCCATTGTGCCAGGCCGGCCCGCACCCGAGCTGGCCGCCCTGCTGGAGCGCACGAGCGTTGTCGAGTCGCGCGGCGGGGCACTCACGGTGCGGTTCACTCCCGAGTCGGTGCGCGGTGCGCTCGACGCCGGATACCGGGCCGAGGAGATCACCCAGGCGATCGGCCGCTACAGTCCCGCGCCCCTGCCGGACTCGCTGAGTGTGCTCATCCAGGACGCGGCCCGCCACCACGGGGCGGTGCGGGTGCGGGCCGTGGCCGCGCTGCTGCGGGTCGGTGACGAGGCAACGGCCGCCGGGCTCCTGGCCGAGCCGCGCTTGCGGGACCTCGGCCTGGACGAGGTGGCGCCCGGGATCCTCGTGGCCACGGCACCGGCGGGGCAGGTGCTGCGTGAGCTGCGCGCCGCCGGACTGGCGCCGGTGACCGAGGACGCGAGCGGACATCTGGTGGTCGGACCGGCCATCGCGCAGCAGGTGCGCCGGGCCCCCGAGCCGTCACGCCCCGGCAGCGAGCACTCGGTCCGACGGCGCAGGCCTGGCCGGCGCGAGCTGGCGACCCTGGTGGGCAGGCTCCGTGTGGGGCAGGAGGCACTGCACGCCGCCGGAGAGGCGGCTGTGGCCACCGATCCCGTGCACGCCCTGGCGGTCCTGCGCCAGGCGCAGTCCTCGCGCTCGCGGCTGCGGCTGCGGCTGGCAGGTCCCGACGGAGCCGTGCAGGAGCGGCAGGCGAGGGTCATGGCCGTCGAGCCCGGGCGGGTGCGCCTGCGCGACGTCCTGCGCGAGACCGAGCTGACCGTCGCCGTCCACCGCATCGTCTCGGTCGAGGCCGAGTGA